Proteins encoded in a region of the candidate division KSB1 bacterium genome:
- a CDS encoding TonB-dependent receptor produces the protein MKGSGPDSIRSGSTGWATPKRARAFDRQTRREPSGFNPRLFCLWLWLFLVSPQGLSAGEIRGRVVDEKTGLPLPGSNVWVVGTQRGAAASEDGEFVLSNLPDGVYDLRITRIGYRPRIVRAVRVGPSARGSSPLLVKLQPTPVEVEPLVVSASRREQPLQDSPVSVSVVTAEDIRRRSPLDLQQALELAPGVHFVGNQINVRGSTGFNLGAGNKVLLLLDGVPVHASDTGEFNWDLIPPDEVERIEVVKGAGSALWGEAALGGVVNIITRAPSRDRLALGLSGGKYDRPAFAQWIWTDWERLRYGRIYASATKCWGPWAVRLSLARVFDTGYRQLGDSRKYSGLLHAVRTLPNGGRWATFLAYSWIRRGFFIQWKGQNHPYEVDPTELENRASVDQLSGYTRVTLPLSSRLAVNVRLSTVRTLMGSYLSRPSDFRPALGQGAEVQADWVPSYRHSVTFGLQIQRDGGSAKYFGRHRGLFVAPYVQDELRLRPALRTVLGLRYDAYHLDARAREDLLSPRVGLSWEPVPWMALRASAGAGFRAATIVERFLQVQVQNFTVRPNPDLQPEKSWTREIGFRVYPTPHWTLDGSLFRSDYRQLIEAHLDIIRGFIQFRNIPRARIQGVEASSDLSLPFRLLRTSGSATWRFSLTAVHHEELEFHDPLPYRPRRLLTSRWFLRFGSLEGEVDYRFASRIERVKVYPITDRVPMHFWDVHLGVTLGSVKIRAACRNLTNYNYAPMESNLEAPRRFELGLEWSEE, from the coding sequence ATGAAGGGAAGCGGCCCGGATAGCATCCGAAGCGGCAGCACGGGGTGGGCCACACCTAAACGCGCGCGTGCTTTCGACCGGCAGACGCGAAGAGAACCCAGCGGCTTCAATCCCCGGCTTTTCTGCCTGTGGCTCTGGCTCTTCCTCGTTTCTCCTCAGGGACTAAGCGCAGGGGAGATTCGGGGCCGCGTGGTGGACGAAAAAACGGGGCTGCCCCTACCGGGCTCCAACGTGTGGGTAGTCGGGACGCAGCGCGGAGCCGCCGCCAGTGAGGACGGCGAGTTCGTGCTGAGCAACCTGCCCGACGGAGTTTACGACCTGCGGATCACGAGAATTGGCTACCGGCCTCGAATCGTACGCGCCGTGCGGGTGGGCCCGTCTGCGCGCGGATCGTCGCCGCTTCTCGTGAAGCTGCAACCTACGCCCGTCGAGGTCGAGCCGCTCGTCGTCTCCGCTTCGCGAAGGGAACAGCCCCTCCAGGACTCCCCCGTGTCGGTTTCGGTGGTCACAGCGGAGGATATCCGGCGCCGTTCCCCCCTTGACCTGCAGCAAGCCCTTGAGCTTGCTCCCGGGGTGCATTTTGTGGGAAACCAAATCAATGTTCGAGGCTCGACGGGATTCAATCTGGGGGCCGGCAACAAAGTCCTCCTGCTGCTCGACGGGGTCCCCGTTCACGCCAGCGATACGGGTGAGTTCAACTGGGACCTGATTCCGCCGGATGAGGTCGAAAGGATCGAGGTGGTCAAAGGGGCTGGCTCTGCTCTCTGGGGTGAGGCGGCCTTAGGGGGTGTAGTGAATATCATTACCCGCGCTCCGAGCCGCGATCGGCTGGCCTTGGGGCTGAGCGGAGGGAAGTACGATCGGCCCGCCTTCGCGCAGTGGATTTGGACGGACTGGGAGCGTCTCCGCTACGGCAGGATCTACGCATCGGCCACGAAATGCTGGGGGCCCTGGGCTGTCCGCCTTTCTCTGGCCCGTGTTTTCGACACCGGGTACCGCCAACTGGGCGATTCCCGAAAGTATTCGGGCCTTCTCCACGCGGTGAGGACGCTGCCCAATGGAGGCCGCTGGGCTACGTTCTTGGCTTATAGCTGGATCCGCCGCGGCTTCTTCATCCAGTGGAAAGGGCAGAATCACCCGTACGAGGTGGATCCGACAGAACTGGAGAATCGCGCCAGCGTGGACCAGCTGAGCGGCTACACTCGGGTGACCCTGCCGCTGAGCTCGAGACTCGCGGTCAACGTGCGCCTCTCGACGGTCCGGACGCTCATGGGGAGCTATCTCAGCCGGCCTTCGGATTTTCGGCCGGCTTTAGGGCAGGGCGCGGAGGTGCAGGCAGACTGGGTGCCCAGCTACCGCCACAGCGTCACATTTGGTTTGCAGATCCAGCGCGATGGCGGCAGCGCAAAATACTTCGGCAGGCACCGGGGGCTTTTCGTGGCGCCCTATGTCCAGGACGAACTGCGCCTGCGGCCGGCATTAAGGACGGTATTGGGCTTACGCTACGATGCCTATCACCTGGACGCGCGAGCGCGAGAAGACCTCCTCAGCCCTCGCGTTGGCCTCAGCTGGGAACCGGTGCCGTGGATGGCTCTGCGTGCCTCCGCCGGGGCCGGTTTCCGAGCGGCGACGATCGTGGAACGCTTCCTCCAGGTGCAGGTGCAAAACTTCACCGTTCGACCGAACCCGGATCTCCAGCCCGAGAAATCCTGGACTCGGGAGATAGGATTTCGCGTCTACCCCACGCCGCACTGGACGCTGGACGGCTCGCTTTTCCGGAGCGATTACCGGCAACTCATCGAGGCCCATCTGGACATTATTCGTGGATTCATCCAGTTCCGAAACATCCCCCGCGCCAGAATCCAGGGCGTCGAGGCGAGCTCCGATCTGAGCCTGCCGTTCCGCCTTCTAAGGACGAGCGGTTCAGCGACCTGGCGCTTTTCCTTGACTGCGGTGCACCACGAGGAACTGGAATTCCACGACCCCCTGCCGTACCGACCAAGGCGCCTCTTGACCTCCCGTTGGTTCCTTCGCTTCGGTTCCCTCGAGGGGGAGGTCGATTACCGCTTCGCCAGCCGAATCGAGCGTGTCAAAGTTTACCCCATTACCGATCGCGTACCCATGCACTTCTGGGATGTGCACCTGGGGGTCACCCTGGGATCGGTCAAGATCCGCGCGGCCTGCCGCAATCTGACCAACTACAACTACGCCCCCATGGAAAGCAATCTGGAGGCGCCCCGGCGCTTTGAGCTCGGCCTGGAATGGTCCGAGGAGTAG